In the genome of candidate division WOR-3 bacterium, one region contains:
- a CDS encoding sigma-70 family RNA polymerase sigma factor → MTDAQLVAGALQGKEESLSELLRRYRAPVYAWIRHHGFGRPDAEDLTQETLARACSRLARFDPAKGRFATWLFEIANNLCRMQLRRQARHPSPESIETVFPEPSCDGPEEALGRNRCEEVLWQAVCRLPEKLRSVTVLFFYWGMNRCEAARFLRVSEGTVRYRLRCSCRLLRRYLAERGITSARQLTA, encoded by the coding sequence ATGACAGATGCACAACTGGTGGCAGGGGCATTGCAGGGCAAGGAGGAAAGCCTGTCCGAGCTCTTACGCCGCTATCGCGCGCCGGTGTACGCCTGGATTCGACACCACGGTTTCGGCCGACCTGATGCCGAGGACCTGACCCAGGAGACACTGGCAAGGGCCTGTTCCCGACTGGCCCGGTTCGACCCGGCCAAGGGCCGGTTTGCGACCTGGCTGTTCGAGATAGCGAACAACCTGTGCCGGATGCAGTTGCGCCGGCAGGCGCGGCATCCTTCACCGGAAAGCATCGAGACCGTGTTCCCGGAGCCGAGTTGTGACGGGCCGGAGGAAGCACTGGGCAGAAACAGGTGCGAGGAAGTGCTCTGGCAGGCGGTGTGCCGGTTGCCCGAGAAGCTGCGGTCCGTGACCGTGCTGTTCTTCTACTGGGGTATGAACCGGTGTGAGGCCGCGCGGTTCCTGCGCGTGAGTGAGGGCACGGTGCGTTACCGGTTGAGGTGTTCGTGCCGTCTACTGCGAAGGTATCTGGCCGAACGCGGGATAACGAGCGCACGGCAACTGACAGCATAG